Proteins from a single region of Streptomyces sp. Tu 3180:
- a CDS encoding Rid family hydrolase: MTSGAVRRVQSGSPWEESFGFARAVAAGDRVLVAGTTAFRGTVLHGEGDPYEQAKAAFTTALEAIGEFGLGVESVIRTRVHLAHARDVDAAGRAHKELFDAVRPVTTLLVVEGFVDSRVLVSVELEAFRGAVDS; this comes from the coding sequence ATGACATCCGGAGCCGTACGGCGCGTGCAGAGCGGAAGTCCCTGGGAGGAGTCCTTCGGTTTCGCGCGCGCCGTGGCGGCGGGCGACCGCGTCCTGGTGGCGGGCACCACCGCGTTCCGGGGCACCGTGCTCCACGGGGAGGGCGACCCGTACGAGCAGGCCAAGGCCGCCTTCACCACCGCGCTGGAGGCGATCGGCGAGTTCGGGCTCGGCGTCGAGTCCGTGATCCGCACGCGCGTCCACCTCGCCCACGCACGGGACGTCGACGCGGCCGGACGCGCCCACAAGGAGCTGTTCGACGCGGTGCGCCCGGTCACCACCCTGCTGGTGGTCGAGGGCTTCGTCGACTCGCGCGTACTGGTCTCAGTGGAACTCGAAGCATTCAGAGGAGCCGTGGATTCATGA
- the hisF gene encoding imidazole glycerol phosphate synthase subunit HisF, translating to MTLAVRVIPCLDVDNGRVVKGVNFQNLRDAGDPVEMAKVYDAEGADELTFLDITASSGNRETTYDVVRRTAEQVFIPLTVGGGVRTAEDVDRLLRAGADKVGVNTAAIARPDLIREIAERFGRQVLVLSVDARRTESGTFEVTTHGGRRGTGIDAVEWAHRAAELGAGEILLNSMDADGTKDGYDLEMIAAVRKHVTVPVIASGGAGKAADFPPAVAAGADAVLAASVFHFGDLRIGQVKDTLREAGHPVR from the coding sequence ATGACCCTGGCGGTCCGAGTCATCCCCTGCCTGGACGTGGACAACGGCCGGGTGGTCAAGGGCGTCAACTTCCAGAACCTGCGCGACGCGGGCGACCCCGTCGAGATGGCCAAGGTGTACGACGCCGAGGGCGCCGACGAGCTGACGTTCCTGGACATCACCGCCTCGTCGGGCAACCGCGAGACGACGTACGACGTGGTGCGCCGCACCGCCGAGCAGGTGTTCATCCCACTGACGGTGGGCGGCGGCGTGCGCACCGCCGAGGACGTGGACAGGCTGCTGCGGGCGGGCGCCGACAAGGTGGGCGTGAACACCGCCGCCATCGCCCGCCCCGACCTGATCCGCGAGATCGCCGAGCGCTTCGGCCGGCAGGTCCTCGTCCTCTCGGTCGACGCCCGCCGCACGGAGTCCGGAACCTTCGAGGTCACCACGCACGGCGGCCGCCGCGGCACCGGGATCGACGCCGTGGAGTGGGCGCACCGCGCCGCCGAGCTGGGTGCCGGCGAGATCCTGCTCAACTCCATGGACGCCGACGGCACCAAGGACGGCTACGACCTGGAGATGATCGCCGCCGTCCGGAAGCACGTCACCGTCCCGGTGATCGCCTCGGGCGGCGCCGGCAAGGCGGCCGACTTCCCGCCCGCGGTCGCGGCGGGCGCGGACGCGGTCCTCGCGGCCTCGGTCTTCCACTTCGGCGACCTGCGCATCGGCCAGGTCAAGGACACCCTGCGGGAGGCCGGGCACCCGGTGCGCTGA